A single genomic interval of Musa acuminata AAA Group cultivar baxijiao chromosome BXJ3-4, Cavendish_Baxijiao_AAA, whole genome shotgun sequence harbors:
- the LOC135635082 gene encoding uncharacterized protein LOC135635082: MSEEAMERVIEPVTPEVPKPKSSVGRNSTGKTKSGASPSFPEGEEKPLPHYLRSSTSSCHDFCKYGKKHDLEIKKRHPVRQKFLVNKEISEDGNNKTNVATQQEKRKKEYPKPVVSKEKNQGTKKPVVVEENDVPPEKIIQISDSLANLGDGSVQESSSYKFNFPSDDQATDVFLGHSPGSQADETLDESTSIKQMTPSFISTSNESTEQKPSNRSERSSETNASINLDQKATENGELAPTEESSAEPVIIKFMISSSMQHSSDSAPHMTVMEDKASAEHIASCRSDTSPDESIGSLRSSDLLSSMKPENSEDVTSTGNRHANGAEGYIEEDIAAKQEATCSTGMATGSFVYQEEGLSKKGKQVSGSGMGVKAKRDADKIKRPNKVVGASDRPKVIRQAKTDLSGVPNGRIAPTLRKTISSVKPETKQRMTPVTPRVVRKKATSASKDHDASVQRATSIKIKNLSFKAASQSTSSGGLTHRNKKITKVSSQPDRREKVLGQSLSSRSLKPHTSRVSTTKSWIHRNVRPASQVKNETRSGKPAKKKEASSVSEPKSEKVNLKTTKKNLKKHNSNPSDEKDCNSGPKLGEVSKSGLRKAVTQKMSSVISKGEIQSKNRRTATVDSGDKISTAYKLKFSRGKVVSLQHENNAPRILRFRLARTASNKKNSKGDVQTKGYRSGPGPGSAGSYTPISKAPTVVLRHQDVREKKDTKGLLNQVIEETASKLVETRKSKVKALVGAFESVISLQERKGAPLAAP, translated from the coding sequence ATGAGTGAAGAAGCAATGGAGAGGGTTATTGAACCCGTAACCCCTGAGGTACCAAAGCCTAAAAGTTCCGTAGGGAGAAACTCAACAGGGAAAACGAAATCCGGAGCCTCACCATCTTTTCCGGAAGGTGAGGAAAAGCCTCTTCCCCATTACCTCAGATCCTCTACAAGTTCTTGCCATGATTTTTGCAAGTATGGAAAAAAGCATGATCTTGAAATCAAGAAAAGACATCCTGTTCGTCAAAAGTTTTTAGTCAATAAAGAGATATCTGAAGATGGAAATAATAAAACGAATGTTGCAACCCAACAAGAGAAGCGGAAGAAAGAATATCCTAAGCCAGTGGTGTCTAAGGAAAAAAATCAAGGCACCAAGAAGCCTGTGGTTGTTGAAGAGAATGATGTGCCACCAGAGAAGATAATTCAGATTTCTGACTCACTTGCAAATCTGGGAGATGGATCAGTTCAAGAATCCTCAAGTTATAAGTTTAATTTTCCTTCAGATGACCAGGCGACGGATGTCTTTCTCGGGCATTCACCTGGAAGTCAAGCTGATGAAACATTAGATGAATCAACTAGCATCAAGCAAATGACCCCATCATTCATCTCGACGAGCAATGAATCTACCGAGCAGAAACCAAGTAATCGATCAGAAAGATCATCTGAGACGAATGCAAGCATCAATCTTGATCAGAAAGCAACTGAGAATGGTGAGCTTGCACCTACGGAAGAATCATCTGCTGAACCTGTTATAATAAAGtttatgatttcatcatcaaTGCAACATAGCAGTGATTCAGCCCCGCATATGACTGTCATGGAAGACAAAGCATCTGCTGAGCATATAGCATCCTGCCGATCAGACACATCACCTGATGAATCGATAGGATCACTCAGATCATCTGATTTACTCTCAAGCATGAAACCTGAGAATTCTGAGGATGTGACGTCGACCGGGAATCGACATGCCAATGGTGCAGAAGGATATATCGAGGAAGATATAGCTGCGAAACAAGAAGCAACATGTTCCACTGGAATGGCTACAGGTTCATTTGTCTATCAAGAGGAAGGATTATCTAAGAAAGGAAAACAGGTAAGTGGGTCTGGTATGGGTGTCAAAGCAAAGAGAGATGCGGACAAGATCAAGAGACCAAACAAAGTAGTAGGTGCTTCCGACAGACCTAAAGTCATTAGGCAAGCGAAGACTGATCTATCTGGGGTGCCAAATGGCAGGATTGCACCAACTCTACGGAAAACAATATCTTCTGTCAAGCCAGAGACTAAACAGAGGATGACACCTGTAACTCCTAGAGTAGTCAGGAAAAAAGCTACATCGGCGAGCAAGGACCATGATGCATCTGTTCAACGTGCCACCTCGATAAAAATCAAGAATCTCTCTTTTAAAGCTGCATCCCAATCAACTTCTTCAGGAGGACTCACTCATAGGAACAAGAAGATAACCAAGGTTTCAAGTCAGCCAGATCGAAGGGAGAAAGTACTGGGCCAGTCATTATCTTCTCGGTCGCTGAAGCCTCATACTAGTAGAGTCTCGACCACAAAGTCATGGATACACAGGAATGTGAGGCCTGCCTCCCAAGTGAAAAATGAAACAAGATCTGGAAAACCAGCAAAGAAGAAAGAAGCTTCAAGTGTTAGTGAGCCGAAATCTGAGAAAGTAAATCTCAAGACTACGAAGAAAAATCTGAAGAAGCACAATTCAAATCCATCAGATGAGAAAGATTGCAACTCTGGGCCTAAATTAGGTGAAGTGAGTAAATCTGGTTTGCGAAAAGCTGTAACACAGAAAATGTCTAGTGTTATTTCAAAGGGTGAAATCCAGAGCAAAAATAGAAGAACTGCAACTGTTGACTCGGGAGATAAAATTTCCACGGCCTACAAATTAAAGTTCAGCAGAGGTAAGGTTGTTAGCTTGCAACATGAGAACAATGCTCCAAGAATACTCAGATTTAGGTTGGCTAGAACAGCAAGCAACAAGAAAAATTCTAAAGGTGATGTACAGACAAAGGGCTACAGGAGTGGGCCAGGGCCAGGTTCCGCTGGTTCATATACCCCTATATCAAAAGCACCTACTGTTGTTTTGAGACATCAAGATGTGCGGGAAAAGAAAGACACAAAAGGTTTGTTGAATCAGGTGATCGAGGAAACTGCAAGTAAACTTGTTGAGACCAGGAAGAGCAAGGTGAAGGCCCTGGTCGGTGCTTTTGAAAGTGTCATCTCTCTCCAAGAAAGAAAAGGAGCTCCGCTTGCAGCTCCATGA
- the LOC103982165 gene encoding uncharacterized protein LOC103982165 isoform X1, translating to MRFYGRHIVEAGEERVKGWGGEKRKAEKWKVSISMSSSYPSPPPRPSLYRYAIPCLIDVPLMNSFCISDCSLAKRCQPHDAATNSIRMWSFASNAIAGSLGSRRDLLKPRQANPVCSDDEASPCASRDEGLECPICWESFNIVDNVPYVLWCGHTLCKNCVLGLQWAVVKFPTLPIQLPLFISCPWCQFLSFRLVYRGQLKFPRKNFFLLRMVESLNIEQARWCSAFIRDCQSISNSNSRSSVESSDHHHQCSIRRSPQYMHSDNSWSNASLTSLIVRCWNVANIKLSLRNSLAFLVHLIAKFPLVVIFLFILVYVMPVSVGILVLHILITILFGFPSFLILYFAYPGLDWLVREITS from the exons ATGCGGTTTTATGGGCGTCATATTGTCGAAGCAGGGGAGGAGAGGGTAAAGGGATGGGGGGGCGAGAAGAGGAAGGCAGAGAAATGGAAGGTCTCGATCTCTATGTCCTCTTCctatccttctcctcctccgcgtCCTTCGCTATATCGGTACGCTATTCCTTGTTTGATAG ATGTGCCCTTAATGAATAGCTTTTGCATCTCCGATTGTTCGCTTGCCAAAAGATGTCAACCTCATGATGCTGCCACCAATTCAATAAGAATGTGGAGTTTTGCTTCGAATGCCATAGCTGGAAGTTTAGGGtccagaagagatttgttgaagccAAGGCAGGCTAATCCTGTTTGTTCTGATGATGAAGCCTCTCCATGTGCCAGCAGGGATGAAGGTCTTGAATGCCCCATTTGCTGGGAATCTTTCAACATTGTGGACAATGTGCCATATGTATTATGGTGTGGGCACACCCTCTGCAAGAACTGTGTTCTGGGACTTCAGTGGGCTGTGGTGAAATTTCCAACTTTACCAATTCAACTGCCACTCTTCATTTCATGCCCATGGTGCCAGTTCTTGTCATTTCGGCTGGTTTACAGAGGCCAATTAAAGTTTCCGCGGAAGAACTTTTTCTTACTCCGGATGGTTGAGAGCCTGAACATTGAGCAAGCAAGATGGTGCTCTGCATTTATTCGGGACTGCCAATCTATCTCTAATTCTAACAGTCGCTCGTCCGTGGAAAGCAGTGATCACCATCACCAATGCAGCATACGGAGAAGCCCTCAGTATATGCATTCAGATAATTCGTGGTCCAATGCCAGTCTAACAAGTCTCATCGTTAGATGCTGGAATGTTGCGAATATCAAGTTGTCTCTGCGAAATTCACTGGCTTTCCTTGTTCACCTGATTGCAAAGTTCCCATTGGTTGTCATATTCCTTTTCATTCTGGTTTATGTGATGCCAGTAAGTGTGGGCATCTTGGTGCTGCATATCCTCATTACTATCCTGTTTGGTTTCCCTTCCTTCTTGATACTGTACTTTGCTTATCCTGGTTTAGATTGGCTTGTAAGAGAAATAACCTCATGA
- the LOC103982165 gene encoding uncharacterized protein LOC103982165 isoform X2: MNSFCISDCSLAKRCQPHDAATNSIRMWSFASNAIAGSLGSRRDLLKPRQANPVCSDDEASPCASRDEGLECPICWESFNIVDNVPYVLWCGHTLCKNCVLGLQWAVVKFPTLPIQLPLFISCPWCQFLSFRLVYRGQLKFPRKNFFLLRMVESLNIEQARWCSAFIRDCQSISNSNSRSSVESSDHHHQCSIRRSPQYMHSDNSWSNASLTSLIVRCWNVANIKLSLRNSLAFLVHLIAKFPLVVIFLFILVYVMPVSVGILVLHILITILFGFPSFLILYFAYPGLDWLVREITS; the protein is encoded by the coding sequence ATGAATAGCTTTTGCATCTCCGATTGTTCGCTTGCCAAAAGATGTCAACCTCATGATGCTGCCACCAATTCAATAAGAATGTGGAGTTTTGCTTCGAATGCCATAGCTGGAAGTTTAGGGtccagaagagatttgttgaagccAAGGCAGGCTAATCCTGTTTGTTCTGATGATGAAGCCTCTCCATGTGCCAGCAGGGATGAAGGTCTTGAATGCCCCATTTGCTGGGAATCTTTCAACATTGTGGACAATGTGCCATATGTATTATGGTGTGGGCACACCCTCTGCAAGAACTGTGTTCTGGGACTTCAGTGGGCTGTGGTGAAATTTCCAACTTTACCAATTCAACTGCCACTCTTCATTTCATGCCCATGGTGCCAGTTCTTGTCATTTCGGCTGGTTTACAGAGGCCAATTAAAGTTTCCGCGGAAGAACTTTTTCTTACTCCGGATGGTTGAGAGCCTGAACATTGAGCAAGCAAGATGGTGCTCTGCATTTATTCGGGACTGCCAATCTATCTCTAATTCTAACAGTCGCTCGTCCGTGGAAAGCAGTGATCACCATCACCAATGCAGCATACGGAGAAGCCCTCAGTATATGCATTCAGATAATTCGTGGTCCAATGCCAGTCTAACAAGTCTCATCGTTAGATGCTGGAATGTTGCGAATATCAAGTTGTCTCTGCGAAATTCACTGGCTTTCCTTGTTCACCTGATTGCAAAGTTCCCATTGGTTGTCATATTCCTTTTCATTCTGGTTTATGTGATGCCAGTAAGTGTGGGCATCTTGGTGCTGCATATCCTCATTACTATCCTGTTTGGTTTCCCTTCCTTCTTGATACTGTACTTTGCTTATCCTGGTTTAGATTGGCTTGTAAGAGAAATAACCTCATGA
- the LOC135637316 gene encoding chorismate mutase 1, chloroplastic-like, translating to MYHGPHRRCDLVLRPPLAFARSLARPLLLLRLLSSSFASKARLPLYPMELKLSQLSPSSLNAHRVLKSPRPSLLFCNGTAQRLRLGGSPLSVSIRSGTKLHSIQSSISPSSVDKERVDQSAILTLESIRHSLIRQEDTIIFNLLERALYCYNADTYDQNASFMDGSHDSLVEFMVRETEKLHAQVGRYKSPDEHPFFPDGLPEPMLPPMRYPKVLHPIADSININKKIWDMYFCNLLPRLVREGSDGNCGSSAVCDTICLQALSKRIHYGKFVAEAKFRESPDVYEPAIRAQDSNQLMHLLTYESVETAIKQRVEAKVMIFGQEVTVGEKNGAPPEYKIKPSLVAELYGNWIMPLTKEVQVEYLLHRLD from the exons ATGTACCATGGCCCCCACCGTCGGTGTGACCTCGTTTTAAGGCCTCCCCTGGCCTTCGCTCGTTCCCTTGCGCgtccccttcttctcctccgcCTCCTTTCCTCTTCCTTCGCCTCGAAGGCTCGTCTGCCCCTCTACCCGATGGAGCTCAAGCTCTCCCAGCTCTCTCCTTCCTCTCTGAACGCCCATCGGGTCTTGAAATCGCCCAGACCCAGCCTCTTGTTCTGCAATGGGACCGCGCAAAGGCTCCGCCTTGGGGGGTCTCCTCTCTCGGTATCGATTAGATCGGGGACAAAGCTCCATTCGATCCAAAGCTCCATTTCTCCTTCCAG TGTCGATAAAGAAAGGGTAGACCAAAGCGCAATCTTAACCTTAGAGAGCATACGACACTCTCTAATCAGGCAGGAGGACacaattatatttaatttattagaGAGGGCACTGTACTGTTACAATGCTGATACATATGATCAAAATGCTTCCTTCATGGATGGCTCCCATGACTCATTGGTCGAATTCATGGTTAGAGAAACCGAAAAACTGCATGCACAG GTTGGTAGGTACAAGAGCCCAGATGAGCATCCTTTCTTTCCAGATGGTTTGCCTGAGCCCATGTTGCCACCTATGCGATATCCAAAG GTTCTACACCCCATTGCTGATTCCATCAATATAAACAAGAAGATATGGGATATGTACTTTTGTAATCTACTCCCAAGATTGGTTAGAGAAGGAAGTGATGGCAATTGTGGCTCAAGTGCTGTTTGTGATACAATCTGTCTGCAG GCTCTTTCAAAACGAATCCATTATGGGAAGTTTGTAGCTGAGGCAAAATTCCGAGAGTCGCCCGATGTCTATGAACCTGCAATAAGGGCACAA gaCAGTAATCAGTTAATGCATCTTCTAACATACGAATCCGTGGAAACTGCAATCAAACAAAGGGTAGAGGCAAAGGTAATGATCTTTGGGCAGGAGGTTACAGTTGGCGAGAAGAACGGAGCACCCCCGGAGTATAAAATAAAGCCTAGTTTAGTCGCCGAACTCTATGGCAATTGGATCATGCCATTAACAAAGGAAGTTCAAGTGGAATATTTGCTGCATAGGCTCGATTGA